In the Gorilla gorilla gorilla isolate KB3781 chromosome 1, NHGRI_mGorGor1-v2.1_pri, whole genome shotgun sequence genome, ACTCCAGGGactgggggctggggcagggatggGCCAGCCAGGAGGCTGGTCCTGGGGAGGGGGCGGGCGAGGGGCCGGCCAAGCCTGGCAGAGGAGCCGCCTGGGGGTGGTCCACGGGCGCAAGCCTGGGGCCTGACCGCTGCCTGACGCCGGCCTCTGCTGCAGGCAACGGGATGGTGAGCCGCTGCAGCCGCTCCCAGAACACGGTGTGCCGTCCGTGCGGGCTGGGCTTCTACAACGACGTGGTCAGCTCCAAGCCGTGCAAGCCCTGCACGTGGTGTAACCTCAGTGAGCTCCCACCTggccccacagccccacccagcaCAGGGGGCGGCAGCCTGGCACCCACATTCCCACGCAGCAGCATGGGGCTCCCACAGCCGCAGAAACGAACCTCAAACCACAGCGGGGTCTGCTCCGCCACAGGGGTCCTTCGAGGAGCTGAGGCGTCTCCCAGGGGCACCCCCTCTCCTTCCAGGGGCCCAGACTCGGCCCAGGCCACGTGGAGTCGGGGAGACCACGCTGGCCATGTGGCCTGGCCTTGCTGGCCcgagcagtgaggctggggggtTGGGCCATGGAGACCCTGCCGCAGGCGGGGCTGGTGGCTGGAGGCggtggaggggaagggaagggtggCTGGGGCTGCCACAGAACCAGCCCCAGGTTGTGGCCAGGAAGGGAGGGCCCAGGAGCCTCGGGGGCTGCAGGGGCTCCAAGTCTCAGGGGAGGCCGCAGACTCCTGCCCACGGCCCTCTGTGTGGTGGGGAGGCCAACCTGTCCTCCAGTGCCCACGCTTCCTGAGGACCCTGTCCACAGCCCCCACCTGACCACCCCCCCATCCGGCCCCTGCTCAGGAAGTGGGAGTGAGCGGAAGCAGCCGTGCACGGCCACACAGGACACGGTCTGCCGCTGCCGGGCGGGCACCCAGCCCCTGGACAGCTACAAGCCTGGAGTTGGTGAGCTCGGTGGCTGCGGCCGGCGGTTGGGGGTGTGCATAGCGGCTGTCTGTGACGCAGATGGGCTGTGGGCCGCAGGGACCTGGCCCCACCGGTGCCTCCTCTGGCATCCTCAAGACCGAGCTCCCGGGTCAGGGCTCATGGGTGGGATGTGGGCAGGGAGGGCTTCCAGAGGCCAAACCCACCAC is a window encoding:
- the TNFRSF4 gene encoding tumor necrosis factor receptor superfamily member 4 isoform X4, yielding METLPQAGLVAGGGGGEGKGGWGCHRTSPRLWPGREGPGASGAAGAPSLRGGRRLLPTALCVVGRPTCPPVPTLPEDPVHSPHLTTPPSGPCSGSGSERKQPCTATQDTVCRCRAGTQPLDSYKPGVDCAPCPPGHFSPGDNQACKPWTNCTLAGKHTLQPASNSSDAICEDRDPPATQPQETQGPPARPITVQPTEAWPRTSQGPSTRPVEVPGGGGSFRTPIQEEQADAHSTLAKI